Proteins encoded within one genomic window of Streptomyces sp. NBC_00523:
- a CDS encoding tetratricopeptide repeat protein, whose product MTGAAGTALCVVCEEYADGGRFPRLVGAGAQMDEIVGLLEGLGYEARKVGGGNPSSAAFRAESEEWSEGWVATGDAKPALVIWSGHGVRVDGQTRLVLSDLKPADDPGQWKARVTRHGVTADDLVSEAAGSGAEHVLVIIDTCYAGGGAVPALGLALGRWEEESAPPGHAKWLGFLASCQSHETSDGSGPLLAALTKVLKEGPAGDEYRSAWSAHNALVSGPDLLGAIATRWEGEGQTPVPATLGEWRPAFPNPLHSPEAPARLVEHLVQAARGVGHREEGWFFTGRTRVLGRIVEWLDEDTSGLFLVTGPAGCGKSAVLGRIATLADAEQRERAVASGALRDGDPDPGVRAERTLAAVHLRDLTPLQAAERLAHALRLPRPRSTDDFRAEVRELSPQPVLVMDGLDEVPAEHTQSMIEELVFPLSRSVPVLLGSRERAFRNKLEDNESLVQALSRHIGAGVEAVDLEEEPHTREDIGEYVRRRCEAAGVAEGLAQEAGTAISERATDVGGGFLFARLVTSTVLARVASGEDGSLLAELPDSIDTAFENELRTVPARVRDDGTVLPSAAWDLLTALAWTVGQGMPAGGVWEAVAGALGGGVEYDETDVDWALSAFGRYIVEDAEEGQAVYRLYHREFVAHLRRREGPGGVVAGEVVLRTLVDLIRQQGEVGDWSGVDPYVTRGLVRHAVGCGGAGVEVLRGLATWDEECGLPHLAEGLYGLSIALAKAGLRHEALPYSREAVGFYEDLSDSHPNIYRPGLARSLNNLATRLAETGDRQGALAPAHEATNLYRTLAEQHPAAHTPNLAMSLNNLAIRLAETGDRQGALAPAHEAVRIRRTLAEQHPAAYTPNLASALNTLATRLAAIGDRQGALAPAHKATNLYRTLAEQHPAAYTPNLAGALNNLANHLAAIGDRQGALAPAHEAVRIRRTLAEQHPAAYTPNLAMSLNTLAIRLAETGDRQGALAPAHEATNLYRTLAEQHPAAYTPNLAGALNTLAIRLAETGDRQGALAPAHEATNLYRTLAEQHPATFTPDHATSLNTLANRLAAIGDRQGALASVREATNLYRTLAEQHPAAHTPNLAMSLNNLAIRLAETGDRQGALAPAHEAVRIRRTLTEQHPATFTPELATSLNNLANRLAAIGDRQGALAPAHEAVRIRRTLAEQHPAAYTAELAGALNNLANRLAETGDRQGALAPAHEATNLYRTLAEQHPAAHTPNLAMSLNTLANRLAATGDRQGALAPTHEATNLYRTLAEQHPAAFTPELAGSLNNLAIRLAATGDRQGALAPAHEATNLYRTLAEQHPAAHTPNLATSLNNLANRLADAGDPSAAAQAYEQVIVDLSAKHPAVGRALMLERDRFLIREPGCSTTAGLQNLVQLASIPTTEAPDQVTFHARKTLRAYVQESAEHRKDLAAVWHDETRTPLPSWLALAPQALSTVGAWMTTHSWSDSYAHWTDHTELLSSPEAAVALAEVALLDPEAAAHHQALREEILTDGAPAAYRPLILGEQLSDWTALTTWDASEQYLRAHPDLLELDPPDSLPGALLHAARAHDIPTAYALVRDRTALQQYIDNALTSGDAEALRHAAAIEDEVYDDQLSARTHHQAALLLADTLNEADPDSLAPLVADASPDVRNRLISETAALSAAHAPQHAAHWVRIIQTLAATG is encoded by the coding sequence ATGACGGGTGCGGCGGGGACGGCGCTTTGTGTGGTGTGCGAGGAGTACGCGGACGGGGGGAGGTTTCCCCGGCTCGTGGGGGCCGGGGCCCAGATGGACGAGATCGTGGGGCTGCTGGAGGGGTTGGGGTACGAGGCGCGGAAGGTGGGGGGTGGGAATCCGTCGTCGGCCGCGTTTCGGGCGGAGAGCGAGGAGTGGTCCGAGGGGTGGGTGGCCACGGGTGACGCCAAACCGGCGCTGGTCATCTGGTCGGGGCACGGGGTGCGGGTCGACGGTCAGACGCGGCTGGTGCTCTCGGACCTGAAGCCGGCCGACGACCCCGGCCAGTGGAAGGCACGGGTGACGCGGCACGGCGTCACCGCCGACGACCTGGTCAGCGAGGCCGCCGGTTCCGGTGCCGAACACGTGCTGGTGATCATCGATACCTGTTACGCGGGGGGCGGCGCGGTTCCGGCCCTGGGGCTGGCTCTCGGGCGCTGGGAGGAGGAGTCCGCGCCGCCCGGGCACGCCAAGTGGCTGGGTTTTCTGGCGAGTTGCCAGAGTCACGAGACCTCGGACGGCAGCGGGCCGCTGCTGGCCGCCCTGACGAAGGTCCTGAAGGAAGGTCCGGCGGGCGACGAGTACCGGTCCGCGTGGAGCGCTCACAACGCGCTCGTCAGCGGGCCGGACCTGCTGGGCGCCATCGCCACGCGGTGGGAGGGCGAGGGCCAGACCCCGGTCCCCGCCACCCTCGGCGAGTGGCGCCCCGCCTTCCCCAACCCCCTCCACTCCCCCGAAGCACCGGCCCGGCTGGTGGAGCACCTGGTGCAGGCCGCACGCGGGGTCGGCCACCGGGAAGAGGGCTGGTTCTTCACCGGCCGTACGCGGGTGCTGGGCCGGATCGTGGAGTGGCTGGACGAGGACACGTCCGGCCTGTTCCTGGTGACCGGGCCCGCCGGTTGCGGGAAGTCCGCCGTGTTGGGCCGTATCGCCACGCTCGCGGACGCGGAGCAGCGGGAGCGGGCTGTCGCGAGCGGCGCACTGCGCGACGGTGACCCGGACCCGGGCGTCCGCGCGGAGCGGACCCTTGCGGCGGTGCACCTGCGTGATCTGACGCCGTTGCAGGCGGCGGAACGGCTGGCCCATGCCCTGAGGTTGCCCCGGCCGCGCAGTACGGACGATTTCCGGGCGGAGGTGCGGGAGTTGTCGCCGCAGCCGGTCCTGGTCATGGACGGCCTGGACGAGGTACCGGCCGAGCACACGCAGAGCATGATCGAGGAGCTGGTGTTCCCGCTGAGCCGGTCGGTGCCGGTGCTGCTGGGTTCGCGGGAGCGGGCGTTCCGCAACAAGCTGGAGGACAACGAGTCGCTGGTGCAGGCGCTGTCCCGGCACATCGGCGCGGGTGTCGAGGCCGTCGACCTCGAAGAGGAGCCGCATACGCGGGAAGACATCGGCGAGTACGTGCGGCGCCGGTGTGAGGCGGCGGGAGTCGCGGAGGGCCTGGCCCAAGAGGCCGGTACGGCGATCTCGGAGCGGGCCACGGATGTCGGCGGCGGCTTCCTCTTCGCCCGCCTGGTCACGAGCACGGTCCTGGCGCGGGTGGCCTCAGGGGAGGACGGGTCTCTGCTGGCGGAGCTGCCCGACTCCATCGACACCGCGTTCGAGAACGAGCTGCGCACGGTGCCCGCGCGGGTACGGGACGACGGCACTGTCCTCCCCTCGGCGGCCTGGGACCTGCTGACCGCGCTGGCCTGGACGGTGGGCCAGGGAATGCCTGCGGGCGGTGTGTGGGAGGCGGTGGCCGGGGCGCTCGGCGGGGGCGTCGAGTACGACGAGACCGACGTGGACTGGGCGCTGTCGGCCTTCGGGCGCTACATCGTGGAGGACGCGGAGGAGGGGCAGGCGGTGTATCGCCTGTATCACCGGGAGTTCGTTGCGCACCTGAGGCGGCGGGAGGGGCCGGGTGGGGTGGTTGCGGGTGAGGTGGTGCTGCGCACGCTGGTGGATCTCATAAGGCAGCAGGGGGAGGTCGGTGACTGGTCAGGGGTGGATCCATACGTGACAAGAGGGCTGGTGCGGCATGCAGTGGGGTGCGGTGGGGCGGGGGTTGAGGTGCTGCGGGGGTTGGCAACTTGGGATGAAGAATGTGGGCTGCCTCATCTGGCTGAAGGCCTGTACGGGTTGTCCATCGCTCTGGCAAAGGCAGGGCTCCGCCACGAGGCTTTGCCGTACTCGCGAGAGGCAGTTGGCTTCTACGAGGACCTCAGCGACAGCCATCCGAATATCTATCGTCCGGGCCTGGCTCGCTCCCTCAACAACCTCGCTACCCGTCTAGCCGAGACCGGAGACCGCCAAGGCGCACTCGCACCCGCACACGAAGCCACCAACCTCTACCGCACCCTCGCCGAACAACACCCAGCCGCACACACCCCCAACCTCGCCATGTCCCTCAACAACCTCGCTATCCGTCTAGCCGAAACCGGAGACCGCCAAGGCGCACTCGCACCCGCACACGAAGCCGTACGCATCCGACGCACCCTCGCCGAACAACACCCCGCCGCCTACACCCCGAACCTCGCCAGCGCCCTCAACACCCTCGCCACTCGCCTCGCCGCCATCGGAGACCGCCAAGGCGCACTCGCACCCGCGCACAAAGCCACCAACCTCTACCGCACCCTCGCCGAACAACACCCAGCCGCCTACACCCCGAACCTCGCCGGCGCCCTCAACAACCTCGCCAATCACCTCGCCGCCATCGGAGACCGCCAAGGCGCACTCGCACCCGCACACGAAGCCGTACGCATCCGACGCACCCTCGCCGAACAACACCCCGCCGCCTACACCCCCAACCTCGCCATGTCCCTCAACACCCTCGCTATCCGTCTAGCCGAAACCGGAGACCGCCAAGGCGCACTCGCACCCGCACACGAAGCCACCAACCTCTACCGCACCCTCGCCGAACAACACCCAGCCGCCTACACCCCGAACCTCGCCGGCGCCCTCAACACCCTCGCTATCCGTCTAGCCGAGACCGGAGACCGCCAAGGCGCACTCGCACCCGCACACGAAGCCACCAACCTCTACCGCACCCTCGCCGAACAACACCCAGCAACTTTCACCCCTGACCACGCCACCTCTCTCAACACCCTTGCCAACCGCCTCGCCGCCATCGGGGACCGCCAAGGCGCACTCGCATCCGTCCGCGAAGCCACCAACCTCTACCGCACCCTCGCCGAACAACACCCAGCCGCACACACCCCCAACCTCGCCATGTCCCTCAACAACCTCGCTATCCGTCTAGCCGAGACCGGAGACCGCCAAGGCGCACTCGCACCCGCACACGAAGCCGTACGCATCCGACGCACTCTCACCGAACAACACCCCGCAACCTTCACCCCCGAGCTCGCCACCTCCCTCAACAACCTCGCCAACCGCCTCGCCGCCATCGGAGACCGCCAAGGCGCACTCGCACCCGCACACGAAGCCGTACGCATCCGACGCACCCTCGCCGAACAACACCCCGCCGCCTACACCGCCGAACTCGCCGGCGCCCTCAACAACCTCGCCAACCGCCTCGCCGAGACCGGAGACCGCCAAGGCGCACTCGCACCCGCACACGAAGCCACCAACCTCTACCGCACCCTCGCCGAACAACACCCCGCCGCACACACCCCCAACCTCGCCATGTCCCTCAACACCCTCGCCAACCGCCTCGCCGCCACCGGAGACCGCCAAGGCGCACTCGCACCCACACACGAAGCCACCAACCTCTACCGCACCCTCGCCGAACAACACCCCGCCGCCTTCACCCCCGAGCTCGCCGGCTCTCTCAACAACCTCGCTATCCGTCTCGCCGCCACCGGAGACCGCCAAGGCGCACTCGCACCCGCACACGAAGCCACCAACCTCTACCGCACCCTCGCCGAACAGCACCCCGCCGCACACACCCCCAACCTCGCCACCTCCCTCAACAACCTCGCCAACCGCCTCGCTGACGCCGGAGACCCTTCAGCCGCAGCCCAGGCGTACGAGCAAGTCATCGTCGACCTCAGCGCCAAGCACCCCGCAGTCGGCCGAGCTCTCATGCTCGAACGGGACAGGTTCTTGATCCGTGAGCCGGGGTGTTCGACCACAGCCGGCCTTCAAAACCTCGTTCAACTGGCGAGCATCCCAACCACCGAAGCGCCGGACCAAGTGACGTTCCACGCTCGGAAGACCCTCCGCGCGTACGTACAAGAGAGCGCCGAACACCGCAAAGACCTTGCAGCTGTCTGGCACGACGAGACCCGCACACCCCTCCCCTCCTGGCTAGCGCTCGCCCCCCAGGCGCTGAGCACAGTCGGCGCCTGGATGACCACGCACTCCTGGTCCGACTCATACGCCCACTGGACCGACCACACCGAGCTCCTGAGCAGCCCCGAAGCCGCAGTGGCCCTAGCCGAGGTCGCGCTCCTCGACCCCGAGGCCGCAGCCCACCACCAAGCCCTCCGCGAGGAAATCCTCACCGACGGCGCACCCGCCGCCTACCGCCCCCTCATCCTCGGCGAGCAACTATCCGACTGGACGGCCCTCACCACCTGGGACGCCTCCGAGCAGTACCTCCGCGCCCACCCGGACCTCCTCGAACTCGACCCGCCCGACTCCCTCCCCGGCGCCCTCCTCCACGCAGCCCGCGCCCACGACATCCCCACGGCCTACGCCCTCGTACGCGACCGCACCGCCCTCCAGCAGTACATCGACAACGCCCTCACCAGCGGCGACGCCGAAGCCCTCCGTCACGCGGCCGCCATCGAGGACGAGGTGTACGACGACCAGCTCTCCGCCCGCACCCACCACCAGGCCGCGCTGCTCCTCGCGGACACCCTCAACGAGGCCGACCCCGACAGCCTCGCCCCCCTCGTCGCCGACGCCTCGCCCGACGTACGCAACCGGCTGATCTCCGAAACCGCCGCCCTCAGCGCGGCCCACGCACCCCAGCACGCCGCGCACTGGGTGCGGATCATCCAGACACTCGCCGCCACCGGGTGA